The following are encoded in a window of Gemmatimonadota bacterium genomic DNA:
- a CDS encoding DUF3341 domain-containing protein, whose product MPDGMAPGVLGVFAELDATTSAIERLRQAGLGEVLVFSPLPHHELEHALHLPESPVRLFTLVGGLTGAATGFALPIFTSLDWPLITGGKPIISLPPFVIIAFEL is encoded by the coding sequence ATGCCGGACGGCATGGCTCCGGGCGTGTTGGGTGTGTTTGCCGAGCTGGACGCGACGACGTCGGCTATCGAACGTCTGCGCCAGGCGGGGTTGGGTGAGGTGCTGGTCTTCTCACCCTTGCCCCACCACGAGCTGGAGCACGCGCTGCACCTGCCCGAGAGCCCGGTGCGGCTGTTCACGCTGGTGGGTGGACTGACGGGCGCGGCCACGGGGTTCGCGCTGCCCATCTTCACGTCGCTGGACTGGCCGCTCATCACGGGGGGCAAGCCGATCATCTCCTTGCCGCCGTTCGTGATCATTGCCTTCGAGCTG